A portion of the Drosophila innubila isolate TH190305 chromosome 3L unlocalized genomic scaffold, UK_Dinn_1.0 0_D_3L, whole genome shotgun sequence genome contains these proteins:
- the LOC117787744 gene encoding fringe glycosyltransferase isoform X1 gives MMSLTVLSLPQRYKRLLQAMSLAVAVVYMTLLLYQSAYGYPGMQLQPQISSNLLDGTEAATTTTTTTKTTTQQQQHVSDQSLPPLPPLHVVAGVAGAASPSPSPSPITPSLIIRKDIHSFNFSDIEVSERSTATLLTELARRSRNGELLHDLSQRAVTATPQPPTTELDDIFISVKTTKNYHDTRLALIIKTWFQLARDQTWFFTDTDDHYYQEKTKGHLINTKCSQGHFRKALCCKMSAELDIFLESGKKWFCHFDDDNYVNVPRLVKLLDEYSPTVDWYLGKPSISSPLEIHLDNKNATTNKKITFWFATGGAGFCLSRALTLKMLPIAGGGKFISIGDKIRFPDDVTMGFIIEHLLKVPLTVVDNFHSHLEPMELIRSETFQDQVSFSYAHMKNQWNVIKVSGFDLQTDPKRFYSLHCRLFPYFSFCPPL, from the exons ttgcagccacAAATAAGCTCGAACCTCTTGGATGGCACTGaagctgccacaacaacaacaacaacgacgaagACGaccacacaacaacagcagcatgtCAGCGATCAATCGTTGCCCCCGTTGCCCCCGTTGCATGTGGTCGCAGGTGTTGCAGGTGCAGCATCCCCCTCCCCCTCACCATCGCCGATTACACCCTCGCTGATCATACGCAAGGACATTCACAGCTTCAACTTTAGCGACATTGAGGTTAGTGAGCGATCAACGGCAACGCTGCTAACGGAACTCGCACGTCGGAGTCGCAACGGCGAACTGTTGCACGATCTGTCGCAGCGGGCGGTGACAGCGACGCCTCAGCCGCCGACGACGGAACTGGATGACATTTTCATCAGCGTGAAGACAACAAAGAACTATCACGATACGCGATTGGCGCTGATCATCAAGACCTGGTTCCAATTGGCCAGAGATCAG ACCTGGTTCTTCACAGACACCGACGATCATTATTATCAGGAGAAGACAA AGGGCCATCTTATAAACACAAAATGCTCACAGGGCCATTTTCGCAAGGCTCTGTGCTGCAAAATGTCCGCAGAGCTGGATATCTTCCTGGAAAGCGGCAAAAA ATGGTTCTGTCACTTTGATGATGACAACTATGTCAATGTGCCACGCCTTGTAAAACTGCTGGACGAGTACAGTCCCACTGTGGATTGGTATCTGGGCAAGCCGAGCATTTCATCGCCACTCGAGATTCACTTGGACAAT AAGAATGCGACGACGAACAAGAAGATAACCTTCTGGTTTGCCACAGGCGGCGCTGGTTTCTGCCTCAGTCGTGCTCTGACCCTCAAGATGCTGCCCATAGCAGGTGGTGGCAAGTTTATTAGCATCGGCGACAAGATACGCTTTCCGGATGATGTCACAATGGGTTTTATCATAG AGCATTTGTTGAAGGTGCCACTCACAGTTGTCGACAATTTCCATTCACATTTGGAGCCTATGGAACTCATACGCTCCGAGACCTTCCAGGATCAAGTGTCCTTCAGCTATGCGCACATGAAGAATCAATGGAATGTTATCAAAGTGTCTGGTTTTGATCTTCAGACCGATCCCAAGAGATTCTATTCACTGCACTGTCGTCTCTTTCCCTACTTCAGCTTCTGCCCGCccttataa
- the LOC117787745 gene encoding uncharacterized protein LOC117787745 has translation MELTLEELARIALGGPELNNVNVAVLHSLLNVLMKKLDCGKDLVTIGGFEGKCLERLLERSKISPLPFGVETIKPISSELEKVEAMEKRIACLECKLDAHFQQIRACNKVNSKKYQKQIWEEYASPCEDLCTVCDEDNKIACSLLQNMDFMKKLLRRIASPMMDQIEDIQKGLNAFYETLKNFLKKTEALFERLELVKQCVIEIENLRELVKEYNLTFIGTMEELQDMLDSKLDKVHMPALKKYIRDHFEDIENRLAKIEDKDTCPRAAGFVNSGIRCISCGNTRIGVDVGPLNVGPMPDATAKNLPPILQDNCHKTFVYRTNEREPTLMVRVNNLDLDVIKQRLNRPSGKVCKLPDANDAIYGVRNSVYND, from the coding sequence ATGGAATTAACTCTGGAGGAATTAGCACGGATTGCACTCGGTGGACCGGAGTTGAATAATGTGAATGTTGCCGTGTTGCACAGTCTGTTGAATGTCTTGATGAAGAAACTGGATTGTGGCAAGGATCTGGTCACCATTGGAGGATTTGAGGGCAAGTGTTTGGAGCGTTTGTTGGAACGATCAAAGATCTCTCCATTACCCTTTGGTGTGGAGACCATTAAACCAATTTCCAGTGAACTGGAAAAAGTGGAGGCAATGGAGAAACGTATTGCCTGCCTGGAATGTAAATTGGATGCACATTTCCAGCAGATACGTGCTTGCAACAAGGTCAACAGCAAAAAGTATCAGAAACAGATCTGGGAGGAATACGCATCACCCTGTGAGGATCTGTGCACCGTGTGTGATGAGGACAATAAGATTGCCTGTAGTCTGCTGCAGAATATGGACTTTATGAAGAAACTATTGAGGCGTATAGCCTCGCCCATGATGGATCAGATCGAGGACATTCAAAAGGGACTCAATGCATTCTACGAGACATTGAAGAATTTCCTAAAAAAGACGGAGGCACTGTTTGAACGCCTTGAACTTGTCAAGCAGTGTGTCATTGAGATTGAGAACCTAAGGGAATTGGTCAAGGAATATAATCTCACGTTTATTGGCACCATGGAAGAGTTGCAGGATATGCTGGACAGCAAACTGGACAAGGTTCATATGCCGGCTCTTAAGAAATACATACGCGATCACTTTGAGGATATCGAGAATCGATTGGCCAAGATCGAGGACAAGGATACGTGTCCACGTGCCGCAGGATTTGTCAACTCTGGCATACGTTGCATCTCCTGTGGCAACACGCGCATTGGCGTCGATGTTGGCCCATTGAATGTGGGCCCAATGCCGGATGCCACGGCCAAGAATCTGCCACCAATTCTACAGGACAATTGCCACAAAACTTTTGTGTATCGCACCAACGAAAGGGAACCAACTTTGATGGTGCGAGTGAATAATCTGGATCTGGATGTGATAAAGCAACGCTTGAATCGACCCTCGGGCAAGGTATGCAAACTGCCCGATGCCAATGACGCCATTTATGGAGTTCGCAATTCCGTTTACAATGATTAA